A genomic stretch from Desulfovibrio sp. TomC includes:
- a CDS encoding PAS domain S-box protein: protein MPQGLLRTAARIAVALFGAMFVVLPGSWLVWHSENARFATARRAEIQLILSESRLALDAALTARIAIVRALSAFAASNPEATAAAFDTFAQILSQSLPDIRSLQLARDLVVSHIHPTISNAGILGLPLLSRLPPAQREALQQAITADNPVLDGPAPLLQGGTGLILRFPVSIPGAAGQPPRLWGLSTVILDASAFFDLAISPASGIRLAIRAAPAQGQPDRLLVGDASVFGNAPVLLSMETPGGSWQLAAIPAAGWSAMPVPPTLAAGSVILWVVLSAALFVLISWPARLSAAVARATAALDSARDELEHTVAQRTAALLAANEALRSSETRYRAFIDATSGMAFLKDDQLRYLVVNRNLCDFYGLPAKDILGRDDAAVMPPALADNCRLSDLAAMHGNEVVATLESMGDRHFEVRKFPVPLGDGKTGVGGYVYDVTDRLAAENALRQSEEALRTLYDNAPVGIFTSTPSGHYLKANRCLARMYGFDSPEEMLDQISDIQDQIYVDPAERQSLLDLLKTRGFLSNHEIRRHTRTGDIVWVSLNILAVRDASGAIIRLEGFCVDITARRQAAAILAQRESELRVIFENSPLGLVAYDSAGAIIKCNSRFLDIIGTTLEQALGANVLAQMPEFARNALTTALNGSPTLVESPYTTVLGGRSLTLRAAFNPVAAANSATAVIASVEDVTTQRRQEQKLRLLRAAVEQSPASIVITDHNGSIEYVNPYFTELTGYAAAEAFGKTPRVLSSGVHDRAFFQAMWETLQAGNIWRGELCNRKRNGELYWENSSISPIRNDQGQITHFVAVKEDITAQKQRETRLHRLMTEFEAIFNASSVGIVHLGGDGRVVRANKRFADLFGTVPETLAGQALDAIHEGENRRQALRQEILAGVAAGGDAYVEERFHNRSGQPFWCAVHARRIDPELPEAGSLWVFDDITARKDLEAIREDVERIMRHDLKAPLNSILTLPELVAALGETTEEQRDILAEIEQAGRVMLDQIDLSLDLYKMETGTYVPEVQRINLGHILATAADMLAPVAKARGVAFALPTDQPAVFALGNALLTQTIAGNLLKNAVEAEDNGSAVTARVFAADGRAGFAVSNRTPVRPEMLPVFFEKYATSGKRGGSGLGTYSARLMTECQGGEIRLDTSEADGTTVTVRLPAVVPEEEERGERKSASGGRGDDPPGPLQEE, encoded by the coding sequence ATGCCCCAGGGCCTTTTGAGGACGGCCGCTCGCATCGCCGTCGCCCTCTTTGGAGCGATGTTTGTCGTCCTCCCCGGCAGCTGGCTGGTGTGGCATTCGGAAAACGCCCGCTTCGCCACGGCCCGGCGGGCCGAAATCCAGCTCATCCTGTCCGAATCCCGTCTGGCCCTGGACGCCGCCCTGACCGCCCGAATCGCCATCGTACGCGCCCTGTCCGCTTTTGCCGCCAGCAATCCCGAGGCCACGGCCGCCGCATTCGACACCTTCGCCCAGATTCTCAGCCAAAGCCTGCCGGACATCCGCTCCCTGCAACTGGCCCGCGATCTGGTCGTTTCCCACATCCATCCGACCATCAGCAACGCCGGCATCCTGGGCCTGCCCCTGCTTTCCCGCCTGCCGCCGGCTCAAAGGGAAGCGCTGCAACAGGCCATCACCGCAGACAATCCGGTGCTCGACGGCCCGGCCCCCCTGCTCCAGGGCGGCACTGGCCTCATTCTCCGTTTCCCGGTCTCCATCCCCGGCGCAGCCGGCCAACCGCCGCGGCTGTGGGGACTGAGCACCGTCATCCTGGACGCCAGTGCTTTTTTTGATCTGGCCATCTCCCCGGCCTCCGGCATCCGCTTGGCCATCCGCGCAGCGCCTGCCCAGGGCCAGCCCGACCGCCTGCTGGTCGGCGACGCCTCCGTTTTTGGCAACGCCCCAGTCCTCCTTTCCATGGAAACACCGGGCGGTTCCTGGCAACTCGCCGCCATTCCGGCCGCCGGCTGGTCGGCCATGCCCGTTCCTCCCACCCTGGCCGCCGGCAGCGTCATCCTCTGGGTTGTGCTGTCTGCCGCCCTGTTTGTCCTTATATCCTGGCCGGCCCGCCTGAGCGCCGCCGTGGCCCGGGCCACGGCGGCCCTGGATAGCGCCCGCGACGAACTGGAACACACGGTGGCCCAACGCACCGCCGCCCTGCTCGCCGCCAACGAGGCCCTGCGCAGCAGCGAAACCCGCTACCGGGCCTTTATCGACGCCACCAGCGGGATGGCTTTTTTAAAAGACGACCAGTTGCGCTATCTGGTGGTCAACCGAAACCTCTGCGATTTCTATGGGCTTCCTGCCAAGGACATTCTCGGACGCGACGACGCAGCCGTCATGCCGCCGGCGTTGGCCGACAACTGCCGCCTGTCGGATCTGGCCGCGATGCACGGCAACGAGGTTGTCGCCACCCTGGAATCCATGGGCGACCGCCATTTTGAGGTCCGCAAATTCCCCGTGCCCCTGGGAGACGGCAAGACCGGCGTCGGCGGTTATGTTTACGACGTCACGGACCGGCTGGCCGCCGAAAACGCCCTGCGCCAAAGCGAAGAGGCCCTGCGGACCCTCTACGACAACGCCCCGGTCGGCATCTTCACGTCCACGCCTTCCGGCCACTACCTCAAAGCCAACCGTTGCCTGGCCCGGATGTACGGTTTTGACTCCCCTGAAGAGATGCTCGACCAGATCAGCGACATCCAGGACCAGATCTATGTTGATCCCGCCGAGCGCCAAAGCCTGCTCGATCTGCTGAAAACCCGTGGCTTCTTGTCCAACCATGAGATCCGGCGGCACACCCGAACCGGCGACATCGTCTGGGTCTCGCTCAACATCCTGGCCGTGCGCGACGCTTCCGGAGCCATCATCCGCCTGGAAGGCTTTTGCGTCGACATAACGGCCCGCCGGCAGGCTGCGGCAATTCTGGCCCAGCGGGAAAGCGAACTGCGCGTCATTTTCGAAAACTCCCCGCTGGGACTGGTGGCCTATGACTCCGCCGGCGCCATCATTAAATGCAATTCCCGCTTTCTTGACATCATCGGGACCACGCTTGAACAGGCCCTGGGCGCCAATGTGCTGGCCCAAATGCCGGAATTTGCCCGAAACGCCCTGACCACGGCCTTAAACGGCAGTCCCACCCTGGTGGAAAGCCCGTACACCACCGTTCTTGGCGGGCGCAGCCTGACCCTGCGGGCAGCCTTCAACCCGGTGGCCGCCGCCAATAGCGCCACGGCGGTCATCGCCTCGGTGGAAGATGTGACGACCCAGCGGAGGCAGGAACAGAAGTTGCGCCTGCTGCGGGCCGCGGTGGAACAATCGCCGGCCTCCATTGTCATAACCGACCACAACGGGAGCATTGAATACGTCAATCCCTATTTCACCGAGCTGACCGGCTACGCTGCCGCAGAAGCCTTTGGCAAGACCCCCCGGGTGCTCAGCAGCGGCGTTCACGACCGGGCCTTTTTCCAGGCCATGTGGGAGACCTTGCAGGCCGGAAACATCTGGCGGGGAGAGCTTTGCAACCGCAAGCGCAACGGCGAGCTGTACTGGGAGAATTCCTCCATCTCGCCCATCCGAAACGACCAGGGCCAGATCACCCATTTTGTCGCCGTCAAGGAAGATATTACCGCTCAAAAACAGCGCGAAACCCGGCTGCACCGGCTGATGACCGAATTCGAGGCCATTTTTAACGCCTCGTCCGTCGGCATCGTCCACCTCGGCGGCGACGGCCGGGTGGTGCGGGCCAACAAGCGGTTTGCCGACCTGTTCGGGACGGTCCCGGAAACCCTGGCCGGCCAGGCCCTGGACGCCATCCACGAAGGCGAAAACCGCCGCCAGGCCCTGCGTCAGGAGATCTTGGCCGGCGTGGCCGCCGGTGGGGACGCCTACGTGGAAGAACGGTTCCATAACCGCTCCGGCCAGCCGTTCTGGTGCGCCGTCCATGCCCGACGCATCGACCCCGAACTCCCGGAAGCGGGTTCCCTCTGGGTCTTTGACGACATCACCGCCCGCAAAGACCTCGAAGCCATCCGCGAGGACGTGGAACGCATCATGCGCCACGACCTCAAAGCGCCGCTCAACAGCATCCTGACCCTGCCCGAACTGGTCGCCGCCCTGGGCGAAACCACCGAGGAACAGCGCGACATCCTGGCCGAAATCGAGCAGGCCGGCCGGGTCATGCTCGATCAGATCGACCTGTCCCTTGACCTCTACAAAATGGAAACCGGAACCTACGTCCCGGAGGTGCAGCGCATCAATCTGGGGCACATTCTGGCCACTGCGGCAGACATGCTGGCCCCGGTCGCCAAGGCCCGGGGCGTCGCCTTCGCCCTCCCGACCGACCAGCCGGCCGTCTTCGCCCTGGGCAACGCCCTGCTCACCCAGACCATCGCCGGCAACCTGCTCAAAAATGCCGTGGAAGCCGAAGACAACGGCAGTGCCGTGACCGCCCGCGTCTTTGCCGCAGATGGCCGCGCCGGCTTTGCCGTGTCCAACCGAACGCCGGTCCGCCCTGAGATGCTCCCAGTCTTTTTCGAGAAATACGCCACCAGCGGCAAACGCGGCGGCAGCGGCCTTGGCACCTACTCCGCCCGGCTCATGACCGAATGCCAGGGCGGCGAAATCCGCCTGGACACCTCCGAAGCCGACGGCACGACCGTGACGGTGCGCCTGCCGGCAGTCGTGCCGGAAGAAGAAGAGAGGGGGGAGAGAAAGAGCGCCTCCGGCGGCCGGGGGGATGATCCCCCCGGACCCCTGCAAGAGGAGTAG
- a CDS encoding PhoU domain-containing protein yields MRILEGIEENFRFMVLEVSKQVGSALTVVESPDPEQIKRIESRDDYIDNLKSVIENACWGRIHGSTDRNKRTLDLVRAANIININLERIADYAVNVVNQVQYLTDPKFIRRYNYRAPFVDVDKALGLVFSALTRQDVKLALRICRAEFSLDDHFKTAFDAILADLRRGESPENAISSFNIFRYLERMGDALLNIGEAVIFAALGEKLKIHQYQALQDTLELGEETPIPAGDFHSIWGTRSGCRIGRVQEEHGARSKGVLFKEGNAAKLAKEKENIERWERLSPGLAPSIQAFQTEGDSASMLLEYLGGCNVQQIVLTSDRDIIENACFLITQTVGGLWEQTLVRRPVAGEAVAQLRARLDDVLRLHPAFADEAKTIGNQSVPALTDLLTAAEAAEKTLAAPFAVFLHGDFNLNNLVYDHTAQRIHYIDLNRSRDGDYAHDTAVFLASNFRLPFFDQAVRSQLELVMHRFLEFARGFAAEQGDTTFEARLTFALARALATSARFEVKRPFAQELFHRGVYLLTRVVDHAGRPWEELAFPDPVLIF; encoded by the coding sequence ATGCGCATTCTGGAAGGCATCGAGGAAAATTTCCGATTCATGGTCCTGGAGGTCTCCAAACAGGTGGGCAGCGCCCTGACTGTGGTGGAAAGCCCGGACCCGGAGCAGATCAAACGGATTGAAAGCCGCGACGACTATATCGACAACTTAAAGAGCGTCATCGAAAACGCTTGCTGGGGACGCATCCACGGTTCCACCGACCGCAACAAGCGCACGCTCGACCTCGTACGCGCCGCCAACATCATCAACATCAACCTGGAACGCATCGCGGACTACGCCGTCAACGTCGTCAACCAGGTCCAATACCTGACCGACCCCAAGTTTATCCGGCGCTACAACTACCGCGCTCCCTTTGTGGACGTGGACAAGGCCCTGGGGCTGGTTTTTTCGGCGCTCACCCGACAGGACGTCAAACTGGCCCTGCGCATCTGCCGGGCCGAGTTCTCCTTGGACGACCATTTCAAGACCGCCTTCGATGCCATCCTGGCCGACCTGCGCCGGGGCGAATCCCCGGAAAACGCCATCTCCAGTTTCAACATCTTCCGGTATCTCGAACGGATGGGCGACGCCCTGCTCAATATCGGCGAGGCCGTCATCTTTGCGGCCCTGGGTGAAAAACTCAAGATCCATCAGTATCAGGCACTTCAGGATACCCTGGAACTTGGCGAGGAAACGCCCATCCCGGCCGGCGACTTCCATTCCATCTGGGGGACCCGCTCCGGCTGCCGCATCGGCCGGGTCCAGGAAGAGCACGGCGCACGCTCCAAGGGCGTGCTGTTTAAGGAAGGCAATGCGGCCAAGCTGGCCAAGGAAAAAGAGAATATCGAACGCTGGGAGCGGCTTTCCCCGGGACTGGCCCCGAGCATCCAGGCCTTTCAGACCGAAGGCGACTCGGCCTCCATGCTCCTGGAGTATCTGGGCGGCTGCAATGTGCAGCAAATCGTGCTCACGTCCGACCGGGACATCATCGAAAACGCCTGTTTTCTCATCACCCAGACCGTAGGCGGACTGTGGGAACAGACCCTGGTGCGCCGGCCGGTTGCGGGCGAGGCCGTGGCCCAGTTGCGCGCCCGTCTCGACGACGTGCTGCGGCTGCATCCGGCCTTTGCCGACGAGGCCAAGACCATCGGCAATCAGTCCGTTCCGGCCCTGACCGATCTCCTCACCGCGGCCGAAGCGGCAGAAAAGACCCTGGCCGCTCCTTTTGCCGTCTTTTTGCACGGCGATTTCAACCTCAACAATCTCGTCTACGACCATACCGCCCAGCGTATCCACTACATTGACCTGAACCGTTCCCGGGACGGCGACTATGCCCATGATACGGCGGTCTTCCTGGCCTCCAATTTCCGGCTGCCCTTTTTCGATCAGGCCGTGCGCAGCCAACTCGAGCTGGTCATGCACCGGTTCCTGGAATTTGCCCGGGGGTTTGCCGCCGAACAGGGGGATACGACCTTCGAAGCCCGATTGACCTTTGCCCTGGCCCGGGCCCTGGCCACCTCGGCCCGCTTCGAGGTCAAACGTCCCTTTGCCCAGGAACTGTTCCACCGGGGCGTCTATCTGCTGACCCGGGTTGTGGATCATGCCGGCCGCCCCTGGGAGGAGCTGGCCTTTCCCGACCCTGTCCTCATCTTCTGA
- a CDS encoding amphi-Trp domain-containing protein — protein sequence MEKDTRFKYESTQDAQTLRRYLEAITAGFASGELRLGSREGEVVLHPKGMLGFLVEAKSMDGRMKLHLKFSWRETSAEDDGDAGLTIAPGEQS from the coding sequence GTGGAGAAGGATACCCGGTTTAAATACGAGTCCACCCAGGACGCCCAAACCCTGCGCCGCTACCTCGAAGCCATCACCGCCGGCTTTGCCTCGGGGGAATTGCGCCTGGGCAGCCGCGAAGGCGAAGTGGTGCTCCATCCCAAGGGCATGCTCGGCTTTCTGGTCGAGGCCAAGTCCATGGACGGACGCATGAAGCTCCATCTTAAATTTTCCTGGCGGGAAACCTCCGCCGAGGACGACGGCGACGCGGGCCTGACCATTGCCCCGGGCGAGCAGTCCTGA
- a CDS encoding GAK system XXXCH domain-containing protein, protein MYGSRKRKFELVLPRVEALRALADLTAKAADGALVIGEETVVLDDFTSLKIGIKHFGASSMLKVSLKYPALGLDALPRPEAEAPESPDDPATADQDNAEPLEKNGLPRYKGLKKRMKQTFKAIVMALRAGVVPEAGVAAAFIADSRLMTRYPGKGDAFYPAYDAEVDQFETAVAAGDIAAMTGSVAALSRMKKECHSRHA, encoded by the coding sequence ATGTACGGATCGCGCAAACGCAAATTCGAACTGGTGCTGCCCCGCGTCGAGGCCCTGCGCGCCCTGGCCGACCTGACCGCCAAGGCGGCCGACGGGGCCTTGGTCATCGGCGAAGAGACCGTCGTCCTTGACGATTTTACCAGCCTGAAAATCGGCATCAAACACTTCGGCGCTTCGTCGATGCTCAAGGTGTCGCTCAAATACCCCGCCCTGGGCCTAGACGCCCTGCCCCGGCCCGAAGCCGAGGCCCCGGAGAGCCCGGACGATCCGGCGACTGCCGATCAAGACAACGCCGAACCCCTTGAAAAAAATGGCCTTCCTCGCTACAAGGGCCTTAAAAAACGCATGAAGCAGACCTTCAAGGCCATCGTCATGGCGCTTCGGGCCGGTGTTGTCCCCGAGGCCGGAGTCGCGGCCGCCTTTATCGCCGACTCCCGGCTCATGACCCGCTACCCAGGCAAGGGCGACGCCTTCTATCCGGCTTATGACGCTGAAGTGGACCAGTTCGAGACCGCCGTCGCCGCCGGCGACATCGCCGCCATGACCGGCTCGGTCGCGGCCCTTTCCCGCATGAAAAAGGAGTGTCACAGCCGCCATGCCTGA